One window of the Nothobranchius furzeri strain GRZ-AD chromosome 3, NfurGRZ-RIMD1, whole genome shotgun sequence genome contains the following:
- the LOC129153234 gene encoding uncharacterized protein produces the protein MAEQTFLRGAINDVLPDLTEVSKEILEETLKSIGVETYNDFQFIAEDDLLSVLRPVQARKALAARKSRYQDRESSRSPVCTSPETPASLHSSSPLSVSSNSNSNQTSEIDWVDTFEIPWRKFSEELMQSLERGKRPSPKMRREMVRIVVSEMMKKSSSIGKRSSTEVAKKMVAKYPKSLQDVIEGDVIGPGYHSLVKQLQYRLENVKRSAVPKIRKRKHCSENSDTDEITPEQRASVQDTYGCINWDVKFLPLGETPESQQLKKEKLKTMVLQKEANPEEIKQLMKATFYTQRKDVNQGKSIREILKEWPLLFEEVGMAVHYKGLTGLGLKETFMRNMDLKGKRLLNYMNTVCVNKNKRFFQAQTKLKMIRGELDGSSEDVKEMVLLLLHYFDEKEEAMFFYVEDTCLAEEVQMENVPMTPTVIVCGRSCYYAKRFMLSVDQEVGHNNVSCFISAFCMMFGSYYCLNIHYPSGLACTLEFLQRCFFSINPEKGTKVEETGKSRLHVNPRVLTLIQELSDHEWRDV, from the exons ATGGCAGAACAAACATTTCTACGTGGTGCTATCAATGACGTATTGCCTGACCTCACAGAGGTTTCAAAAGAAATCCTCGAAGAAACTTTAAAGTCAATTGGAGTGGAAACTTACAACGACTTCCAATTTATTGCCGAGGATGACTTGCTATCAGTGTTGAGGCCAGTACAAGCCAGAAAAGCCCTTGCTGCTAGGAAATCCAGAT ACCAGGATCGTGAAAGCAGCAGGTCTCCAGTTTGTACTTCACCAGAAACTCCTGCATCTCTGCATTCTTCTTCCCCACTGAGCGTGTCATCAAACTCCAACAGCAACCAGACATCTGAAATCGACTGGGTGGATACCTTTGAGATACCATGGAGAAAGTTTTCAGAGGAACTGATGCAGTCATTGGAGAGAGGAAAACGGCCAAGTCCAAAAATGAGGAGGGAGATGGTCAGGATTGTGGTATCAGAAATGATGAAAAAAAGTTCTTCCATAGGTAAAAGAAGTTCAACAGAAGTAGCAAAAAAGATGGTGGCAAAATATCCAAAATCTCTACAAGACGTCATCGAGGGTGATGTCATTGGCCCTGGCTATCATTCTCTGGTCAAACAACTGCAATATCGACTAGAGAACGTGAAGCGATCTGCAGTTCCCAAAATAAGAAAGCGAAAGCACTGCTCTGAAAACTCAGACACTGATGAAATTACTCCAGAACAGCGAGCTTCGGTTCAAGACACTTATGGATGCATCAACTGGGATGTAAAATTCCTGCCACTTGGAGAAACCCCTGAAAGCCAGCAGCTGAAGAAGGAAAAGCTTAAGACAATGGTTCTCCAAAAGGAGGCAAATCCTGAGGAAATAAAGCAATTAATGAAGGCAACTTTCTACACACAGCGCAAAGATGTTAACCAGGGGAAAAGCATCCGAGAGATCTTGAAAGAGTGGCCACTTTTATTTGAAGAAGTTGGCATGGCTGTCCACTACAAAGGACTAACTGGGCTTGGACTGAAGGAAACATTCATGCGGAACATGGATCTGAAGGGAAAACGACTGCTAAACTACATGAACACTGtttgtgtgaacaagaacaaacggTTTTTCCAGGCTCAAACAAAGCTGAAGATGATAAGAGGAGAACTGGACGGCTCTTCCGAAGATGTTAAAGAGATGGTGCTCCTACTTCTTCACTACTTTGATGAAAAGGAAGAAGCAATGTTTTTCTATGTTGAGGACACATGTCTGGCTGAAGAAGTACAGATGGAAAATGTCCCCATGACACCTACCGTCATTGTGTGTG GGCGATCCTGCTATTATGCTAAACGGTTCATGTTGAGTGTGGATCAAGAAGTTGGGCACAACAACGTCTCCTGCTTCATCTCTGCATTTTGCATGATGTTTGGGAGCTACTACTGCCTGAACATTCATTACCCATCAGGTCTAGCGTGCACACTGGAGTTTCTACAGAG GTGTTTCTTCTCTATCAACCCGGAAAAGGGCACCAAAGTGGAAGAAACCGGCAAATCCAGACTGCATGTGAACCCCCGAGTCCTCACCTTGATTCAAGAACTTTCAGATCATGAGTGGCGTGATGTCTGA